Below is a window of Megalopta genalis isolate 19385.01 chromosome 7, iyMegGena1_principal, whole genome shotgun sequence DNA.
TAATAACGCACGAAATTCTCAATAGCCTTGAAATTCTTCTGAACCCTGAGCAATCTAGAATAACTCTAAACCTAATCCTTTCGTACAGACAGCACGTCCGCCGTGAATGTTAAGTCCAACACGGAGGGGTTTGCATGCTTATGCCTAAGAAACCTTCGTCGGTGTAATACTATTTACATGACTTCGAATACGGGTGAAATTCTGAAGGGAGGGCAAATggtttacaataaatattaggCGAGTGTTAGCGAGAAATAAAGTCTATTCTAGACCACGTGTGTGCACTAGATGGAAAGTATGTAAAAGTACGAAACGCAAGAGAAAGTTATGCTACGTCTTATTTTACTCTGTAAGTGTACGCGTGTACACGTGTGTCTCTCTGTGTATGGTAAGCGTTACAAAGCAACCGTTATTTATCTTTTTTATGGATTTTGTGTCCATACTTGTACATACTTGTCATGTCCGTAAACCTCGTGAAACACAATGGCATAATACAAAACTTGTCAATAAATTAAACCGCTTATTTACGGGTAgaacaaaaacagaaaagtaTTTATACATTTCTTACTTTCTCGAGTAAGAAGTTCGGCCCGAACCGCACGGTCTCCTTTGGAATTCGACTTCGTTTGTACAAAAGAAGCTCTTCTGACAAGTAAAGATATTACAGCTGCGCTACGCAGCAATATTGTTTGTTTCACCCTTGAGTGGACTCTTGAAATCAATTACATTATCTGTCGCGATAAtgtaaacaaaatattttatgttcacTTTGCTGGAACATGGTGAGAGTAATGTTAAATAATATGGTCAAACAAAATTTGAGTATTTCCTTTTAGCCTTTCGATAAGAACAATCATTTTATATTCATTTCGAAGAAATCAAGTTTTCAATTTCGAGAATTCATTCTGCTGTAACCATGACAGTGATACGAATATTTCTTGTGTAGAACGATTCTATAGACAACAGTGTACTTTCGATATAATTATGAACATTTAAACGCGTTTAAACAATAATTAAAAATGACCAGACGCGATTAACGCTGCTTTGCGCCGATCTCACTCTCTTTAAACATGTttaagtatttataatattacaaaaaGATGCATCGTTGTATTTCAAAGCGATATTTTCAATTTTGAATTAGGATAGTTAGTCCACTGATGGGTGAACAGAGTTCCTAATGCGTTCTATGCGATCTTCTCGTTCCGTGTTTCGCTTAATCCTCACGAagacaatcttttgtttcgtcaacGATGTAATACTAACAGAAAATGGCTATTTAGTCGTCGAGAGGGTAGCAGCATCGGGGAAAATAGAACCAAGTTAGACAGGACTGGCGCAGATCTGGTTGAGAAGCGGCCTGCTACACACACCACGCGTTCTGTTTCTTCGATGAGTGTGGAACGAGTTGATGAAATATTCTcaaatacatttttttcttGTTTCGGTGGTTACCGCGAATATGTGGGCGTACTCCGCGCGTTCCGACAGCGCGGCTAACACGAATTCTACAAAAAGAACAATTTGATTAATTGCTTCGATCGAATCGCCAATGAACTAGCCATGTGCAGAGCAATGTTGCGACAGCTTACCGAAATTCACAGTTGTGTCCGGAAAATCGATTTTCGCGTGTTGGAAAATTTTATCCGACTCCTCTGCTGGCACATTCAACGACATTTTCAAGGCTTTCCTTAACTCCATTTGACCGATGTACGATAACGATTTCGTGCCGCACACCTGTTAATTATGCGAGGAGTAGTAATACAGATTAACAACGATCCTGCGAATTACATTCTCCACTTACTTCAAACGCTGTTTCAACCTTGTCTAATTCAGAGTTCGCGTTCGTCGTGGCTAACACCGTGAATATGTACTCCTCGAAGTCTATTTTACCCGTTCCATTCTGCAACAAATGACAAATTTACGGTTTCGGATGAAACAATTTCATGTCCGAGTCCAGAAACAGGATTTCGAGGAAAGATCTTTCGAGCTCCACGATTCAGTAGCGGCATAAATATGAGAAATTAGCGTACAAATGATCGCAACTAATTCCAAAGCGCGGAAGGTCGcaaacaaacatttttattgttTCAATAAACAGCGTAATTACGAGTTCACGTAATGAAATAAAACTCTAAATAAATTCTCTGCTACGGATCTTCCTCTTCTACGGATCTTCGAAATTGTAATTAGTAGGTCGAACAGTGCATACTTTGTCGTGTATTCGGAAGAGCTGCTGTAGAGTAGGCTCTTTCTCGTCGATTCTTAAAAGTTGAGCGAATTCGTGGAGATCCACTTCTTCGCTAAGTCGCTGCGTTTTCTTCTGCACTATCTCTTCCTCTGTTTTGGCTGTCACCAACCTAAGTGAACAACACGTTACTCGATACTCTCGACGATATTGTCGTTTTCAATCGAAAAATCAATTTCTTCGACGGAGCCAGTTTTACAAACATACCCAAGTTTATTGCGAAGCTTGTGAGCCTCGACCAAGATGGATGCGTGTGGCATATGTAGTTGATGGGCTTTGCTAATTATTCTACAGTCATCGTACGTGTAGTCCGATACAGGAATCTGCAGAGCCCTGAAAAATATGTCGATTTGAAAGATTTCGAACCTAGGGAGTGATTTTCAGAAATGACAAATAATACACTTGCTCTTCAAAgaataaaattcaaatcaaaattTGGTCAGTGATAATAGtgtattattatcattgttattattattactattactattgttattattactttttatcattgttatcaattgttgttttttgtttgtctcttttattgtcatttaatttatattcattatcattattatctttactattattttatttctttatctctttttttctttctattgtttgtaaattttcttaaatttttgtaACAAATAGGTTCTCCTCGTATTACGTATAtcaacaaatattattattattattattatttcaaattcgGATCTAACGAGTATTTATTTATGGATTTATTAACAAGATACACTTACTCCGCCATGAGACGTCGCACATTGTTTGCGTAAAGTTTAGGATCCGTTTTCTCGGCCTCGCTTGGCTTGTAAACGGGGAGAAACTCGATTTCGCAGCTGCTGTTCAGCTGGGTCAGCGTCAGCCAGAGTAATTTCAGTCTAGGAACAGAATTTCTGATTATTCATCTCGGAAATCGTTCGATTTCACGGATACCGTTCTACGGTTCTATGCTGACAAAAATATCCCGTAGCCCAGCTTCAAAGAATTTGTTCTGGAAGATGTGATGCTTACGCTCCAGGACCCTCCCACGTCCACGTGACCGTGTCCAGCTTATTAGGATACCTGATGCACACTGGTTGCACCGGGACACCGGGATAAAATGCACCCGACTTAAACGTAATTAGGCACGATCGATTTGTACAGGTTCCTTCCGGGAAAATCATAACCTGCAACCGGGAATCGTTCACTTAATCATCTTCATTTGGCAAATTAACGAGACGCTCGGGTATCGCACCTCGTTGAATTTGATACCAGTGATGCATTACTAACACCAGAAACGTCGAGTCCCAAACGCGACTCTAATTTATATTGTTTCGTAGCAACGACACGATTAAATTTGCTCGAATTGTTCTAATTATACCGCGgatgtttatacaaaatgaaaatgtgGCGCATTAGCTGCAGGAAACAGAGACTGTAGACATTTATTTCCGTCTTGAATTATTTGCACGAATTACAAATAAGTTTTAAATCAGAAATgcttaaaatccgcagtctaattgtaATATTTTAGTCGAGTTTAACAAATTTCTCGTAGAAAGATTTCCACAATTCCATAATTTCCATAACTGTGAAAGAAAATATCAGAAACCAGTTATTTCGACTGATTACCGATTTGACTAATTTCTAGTGTTAAAAATACATTGTTCATACGCTCCTCGGAAGAGGAATTTCACGGAAGATTCTCGATCGATATTCATCAATTTTGATTGTACATTTTAATTCCACTAATTTTAATACAAATAagttaaattacattgcagcaATGACGGAACAATCGATTTTACATCGTCGAGATCAGGAAATTCACGAAACTCAAGGAGCGTATGCGGGTTCCAAAAACTCTGAGTGAAAAGGATATGTAAATTAGATATTGGTTTAACACTCGATGGCGAAGCTCGGATCTATTCGGACCAATAGCGCGAATaccgtaatttctcccagaaatgttcggaggtcggaattgaaaaaccggcagatctgagaatactaagtcgcgattctgcgggcctcgcggttcgtttttatagaaactcggggcagttggCCAAAAAAAGatagcggccagcatgccgttGTACATTGACATTGAatgcatagtaatgctagaataaaaacgatgacttaactttttttatttttaactttttgccatgattcgaaggcaatccgGAAACCATatgtcacgattcgacggtcacgtaccttgtagcttcGCGGTTTCTTTTTTCTTACCTGATTTACACcgaaacagaccattttgtgttatCTTCTGGGAATTCGTGTCGcatgccgcatcacacgcttgaccgattccgtcgacccttagcatcgacgtagcaatacgAAATatgacatttccgggagaaattattgtattgttACTCGACTATTTAGTTTCTGGCAATTACTTTTTCTCGCTAGAGAAATTAACGCGCGACGAAAAGCTTcgcaaacaaaattataaacgataCTAAAAGCATGCTCGGTTATATTTTCATGAGAAATGTCCGCGCCGTGTTCGAGTGTTAACACTGAATCAAAGAGGACTAATAAACGATTAGTGTTGCGTCGAATTGTTAGCTCCAATGAAGATGCTACGTTATTTCGCTGTTAAAGGTACCTGCGGCCAATCCTCTTTCGAAGTAGCTCTCTCGATGATCTCCTTGATCGTATTTTGCCGTGAATTCGGATCTTCCCTCCATACGTAGACCGGCTGCGTGTAGTTGATAAGTTCTGAGAGTGGCGACACAAATAGATAAATGAGTATTAAGCCAAACAATCGGTATCAACGTTATTACGCGCATTGTCTACCGATAAGTGTATCCTAACGCGACGAAACATTAATTGCTGCATGCTGAacgttgtatttttttttttatcgaacaCCGTGTCGCACGTTAACAAAATGATTTAACGGTTTTTATACCGTTACGATACCTCTTGGTACCGTATCAGTCGATCACGGTGATCGTTTTCTTTTATTAAGAAAATTTTCCTGCTCCTggagtagtggagccggttactgtgggctgaCCAATTGTCTGTACCTTTCGTTTGTtatcgggcataattaacttgatatttatcgaataagacatattaaatctttttaattaaaaaataaacaatataaaggaataaaaagatttaataCTAATCTTGTTCCATAAATATTAAGTTAATTATGCCAAAGtcaaatattgaaaaattaatgaaacaaATAGCAAATTTttatacgtcttattcgattaaatgtaaagttaattacgcccgaaaacaaaccaaaggcgcaGAAATTGGTCACCCAACAGTAACCGGCCCCGACTACCCCAATCCGTCGCTCTGCTTTCGTATATCATGGTGAATGGAATATCAATTTGTTCGTTCACTAAATTGCATTGATCCCACATAATTGAGTTAATatgttcgttttttttttatcatcgTACTCCATACAAAATAATGTTTCGAGATCGTCAATGTCAGAGCATCATAGAATAATGGGACAGCCTATGTACCTGATCTAGTTCGAAGCGGTCGCAATGTTTATCGCTCGAGATTCATTTGGTTTCGTGGACGTTTCACCCGTGCGAAATATGAATTGAGAATGATCTAGGAATTTCGGTTGATCGGAGGGGCTGGGTGGGTTGCGGAATCTTTGTATAGTTTAGCACATACTTCCGATAAACGGATTCAGCCCCGATTCTCGTCTTACGATGATGGAGGGGAAGCCGGTTATGTAGACGATCCCGCCATCCATGAAGGTTGAATGGGGTGCGACCACGAGGATCGGCGCCTCGGACCTGGTGGCCTGTCTTCCACGCACAACAATTCTCATCCCTCCTGCCTGGTACGTCAGCCGACCCATGAAGCACAGCCAGGGTACTATTTTGCTGTAGGTTTCAATCGGGTTTGGTTAACGGTTCTCGAGCCCCCTTTTCTTTCGCTCCCTTTCTTCCCCGAAGATTCGTTTCACTCTTCGACGCTTGGCGACAGAGTTCAAAGCACTCGAAATATCTTTTCGATTTTGTTGCAGTAGTTTCCCAACGTGGCACAGTATAATATTCCGATCAATAGTTATAATGATTTTTGACATGATTTAGTAATctgattaaaatatatatattattattattattattattattattattattattattatatacagagtgtcctaaaATTTGTAGTAATTccaggaaatgagaggttcctgaggttatttgaagtaactttttcctcagcgaaaatgcaatccgcggctttgtttacgagttattaacgaaaagcagtgaccaatgagagggaaGTTTGGCTAACGcgcggtggccgagccaacgagcgcacggagctcggttccgctcattggctcggccgcttggcgccgagcgaactcgcccctcgttggtcagtgtttttcatgaataattcgttaacgatgcctcggagaaaatttttgtaaaggaaaaagttgcttcgaatcacctcaggaactcctcattttccggaaataccataattttgggacaccctgtataaataaccgaatattaatgggagtcgcTGTATTTATCTTATCTGAATGCAATACAATATTTAGAATAACACTTATTCTGGGTGATTTTTAAATTAAGAGTAacttaaatataattttctaaaaTCATTCAATATCGGAATTAACTATTTCTAGGTTGCCGAAATATCAAACTGTGCGCAGGTGGTGCTCAGGAAAATTAACACATTCGACACCAGCGTCTGAATAAACGCAAGCAACAGCCTTCGTAGTTCAAAGATtccattaaccccttgacactTCAAGTGCCGAAAATCATCCTCAGAATATTCCACGAAATCGAAGTAATTTAATTCATGAAACTGAATATAGAAAGCTAAAATTTATCATCGATTCAAAGAGGTCGCCGACCTGATCTCGTACAAGAAAGTGAAAGCTCTCTAACTTTTCGTAGAGGAAAGCTGCAGCTGATGCACACATTTATAAATATTGCTAGACTTTGTAAATGATTACTAGCCATCGTCAATTTAAAGAAGTTAAAATTTATCGAAATTCAAAACATGTTTTCTGACCTACAGCAATACCagtttatacgatttattgCATTGAGAATGAAATCGAGCCTATTAGCACGTACAATAGTTTCACATAATAAAATCGatttttaaatttgttttcACTCGACTGTCAAAAGAAAattgattatatataattatatatataattatagtcttgaacttaataatgtttatacgaTTTAAATTTATTCTTCGTTAATTTGAACAGATCTTTGTTCGCGTGTGAAAAATTCATAggaatcttttgaaattatttccTATAATAGAATGGAATATGATCTTTTTCACGGTTTGAGCCAAAAGACAAAATGTTAGAACGAACACGAAGAAATATTAGAAATGTGAATTTTTCTGAAAATTGTACGCTCTTGAATAAAAAGTGTCGGTTTTCGAATTACTTCGCAAAAACAATAGTTTTTTAAATGTCAGATGCTGGTATGCGAACGTGTTAAGGGTTGCAAACATTACAGTTCCTTTCACTCtgttttttctttcatttcctttattttctttattactgTCTCAATGAAACGAACGACGCAGAGTCATCGTCGTTTCCAAAAATCGATCATggtgaaataaattcaatttcttCGAGGGGAAAACGTTGGGAAACTACGTTTACTTTTCTCCCACGAAGTTGGAAGAAATTCGTGCCGGGTACACTTTTCTCTTCCTCGACAATATTTTcgcacaattaaaaaataaagcaACACTCGAAATCTTAATTACTAGGAACCCAAAAGCCAACGCCTCGATTTCAAGAACGAATGAATTCGATCGAGTTCGATAAGCTTGTCGTTGCAGGATTACGATAGAAAATTGCTGAATCAGTCGGTTCGTTCGAAAAGTGTGCACCGCTTTCGACGGAATCTTGATTAGGAGGAAGAAAAAAGTTGGCGTCCGGTTAACAATTTTTCGAGCGTGTTTTTCTCAATAGCATATGCAAGTATCGCGTAGCCAGCACAGCGGAAAACTTCATATCACCGGTTTATTTGCACAAGAGTGAAACTACTAAACGGCTtcgagaccacgtgacacgttACTGAGAAAGTTTATGGCGGTCGCGAGTTCTTCGCCGATGGTACACGCATGGCCGGCGAAAATATTTGTCGACACGCGTGTATAATCGTCGCCGTTTAAAAGAAACGATTTCGGTGTGAACGAGACGAGTCTTAACGAACATCGATACAGAAGACCAATCATTTTTCAGCGCGTAACATGAATTTTCCTctgtattattaaattagaATCACGCCTTGCAACAACATCGTGCACAAATTATAtgcacaataaattctccctaattaacgatcagattgcgcataaaaatgcacaacttgggaagaggagtctacgattattcgagactttttatagttgtgttggcaatcggtaactatgaatacgagctgcaaggctcgaataataaataaacctcttcccaagttgtccatttttgtgtacaatccgagcgtcaattagggagaatttactgtacacgcgCACCAATTAGTTTTCGTACATGTTCTATACGTTTCTTGCGTCATTCATGTGTacaataaaatatgtaaaacaGGAGTGCCTTCAAAATAATTGATCCGCAGGTTGATTAAGACTCTTGCGTGACACTAGAATTTTTTTCCGATAGAAACCTTTGACTTCGGATCGTTTGATCTTTTTATCGATAATGTACCGTGTCAGcgaagggagagagaaatacatatacatatatatatagagagagaggaaaaaaagGAAGACAGATTTATAGAAATATGATGTAAACAATGAAAAGTATGAAGCGTTCGACAGCGTCGTAAAGCATGAATAATAATGTATGCAACGCTCCAAGTTTCTCCCACGATATTAAAGGCATCAGTTAATTAGCACAAGTGTTCCCATTATTCCACGATCTTGTTAGTAACAATATGGATGATCCCATTCACCGTATACATAAAATCCTCTGTTAGTGCGATCCTTTCGCCTTGGATGATGATCAGCTTCGCGATATTGTAGTCGCGCCGCGGTTGCACTCGGCGAATTGCTGTATGCGCAACTGTAAATTGCCGTCGCAAAAAAAAAGACAATCCCTCTGTCCGATGATTCAGAATTTCCCCGATTGGAAATCGACGATATTTTTATATCCGAATCAAATATATGTATTACAGTATGTCTGTGTGTCTCAAAGTTGACAAATAAATTCATTTCGATCGACGAAGCCTAAGTTGAGTTCCATCCTGTTATTCGACGCAAACGAAGTCGAATCATACAGGCAACAATATgttatttttatgtaaattaaGTGTTTCAGCGTTGAATCGAATTAGAAAGTATAGGAGAAGAAATATCTGCTTTTATGTATACCTCATTTCTGTGTATGACATATTCTAGTTGTTACAATAATGATTATAGCAAATCAGATTTTTGAACGGTTAACGAACAAATATAAAATGTCACAATTTTTGGGATTGCTTTTAGCCAGGAAAAGTAGATATTTTTCTTCGATTTCACTCGGTGATTACAAAACGGCTGCGAACATTaacattttttaatgaaatagaaAAGTATGATCATTGTGGAACATTCGATTCAACGCATCCTTACAATGTTAAATACATTGAAACGTAAAAATATATAACCTTTCGCTGTTAATGTTTACAAAACTGATCATTTGCTTAGCGAATCGATAAATAAACGTACACGAAATGGACGAAACTGTATTTGGCCAGCAAAAGCTGGTCAGAAGACAATTTAAAACAATCTTGTCCAAAATatacaattttcttttctttgagATTTAATGTGTAGAAAGCAATATTCCCAGTACCTTTCCTTCAGTTTATTCCCTCATGAAATGTTATGTATTATTCAAAGTAAAGAGTGTCTGCGACTGCGTCTGATTCTCTTTTAAGCAGTCCCTGAATGACTACTCATCGATGATTCCGAAATGTCTCGAAGAAATCATGCCAACTTGATTTTTTTACAGAAGTCTTTTAGGCAATtgtacatataaataataataataataataataataataataataataataataataataataattcgttaaaTAGCGTGTCCTACATTACCTGTGTTTCTGTGACGAGTGAAATTGAAAACTtacgaataatttattaaacaTAACATTCATTATTAAACATTCATACAGACATCCTTGTTTTCATGTTATCAACTCTTTGTGATACTCAAAGAATTAGCTGGCAATTCGTGCCTATAAGAATTTCGAAACGTTCTTAATTGGATCAAATTGAAAGAAAAGTGTGACCAATAGAGACAGATTAAATCCATAATTgtaaatgaaaatttatattaaagtAAAACACAATACGTACAAACATATAATACTCTAAATTTATTTGTAGATATTTTAACCTATTCATTTTTTCTTCTGCTGAAATTCCAATAAGTAATGCCATTATTTCATTGCCATGTACAtttgcccccccccccactaAAACAACATAAATAATCGTGGCCAGCTTTTAAAGGTCAAGTACTCCAGCGTGCGGCGTTGTGATCGACTGCGAATCGTGCGCTACGATACGGTACGCCACTGGAATGCACATCGGAATGTTCATTGAAAAGTGAAACAAGTTTACGGCGATCGTGTATCAAACGGTTGATAAAAAACAGAAAGAAGTCCGAGACAAGATGGAACGTCAACTAGGCGACGAGTTGCTTGGCACAGAAAACATGGAAGACCTACTTCCGAAAAAAGGAATGCGCCCGGTCTCCGCCTTGGCGACGATGCTCGGTCCGCCGAGGTACACGACCGGAAACGCGTCGAAGAAGCTTGAATGTGGTGCCACCGCTAACACGGGGGCATCCTTTGTTTCCGCTTTGCGACCCTTGACCTTCAGGTGATGGAATCCCCCGCAGATGAACAACGCTCGCATCATCCAGCAGATTACGACTCGCATGTCTCTGTTATTTTAGTTTGTTGTTCGTTCAAGCGTTTTAGAATCGAACGTTCATGGTCTGCGTCTGTATGCAAAAGCCAATGGCTGCCGTTTCGCGCTCGAAAGGAGAGCCTTCGTTACTCCGCGATCGTTCGCGTCTCTTCATCTttcgcgaaataatcgtgtcgcCGACACAAAATCTCCGAAAAGCTTGTCTTCAGTCCCATTTCGATTTCTGCCGATTAATAGActtcggatctttatgcgaaataaaacattctctatctcgattgcaacgagctgccagtttatttattttcttaacccgttgcactacgatttctttcgcaagaaagaaattttttagCAGACAGAAGGAGACAATTTTTGTCTATCGTATCTCTTCATTTATGTTGGATTTGTGTGCTTTCATTCCAACATTGAATTTACTTGAAATTCTAGATTTATAAGAATGTCATTCGAATGACGAATGTCATTCGTATTTAGCAGATTGTGCATGAAATCTTGATCACGGGACTGACTCGTTGTTATAGCGCAAAGGATTCATACATCTCATTGGTTGagcttaaaataataatatttaaaaaatttttaagtatTCGTAATATCTCATGCTTCCACgttcttatttttgtaatgaacgcataaagatccgcagtctgctcaCTCGAACATCTAATCATGGATCCAAATCATGAACGATATTTGCAATCGgagtaaattttatttttcaaa
It encodes the following:
- the LPCAT gene encoding lysophosphatidylcholine acyltransferase isoform X1 is translated as MDETNGKMRNKQEDVDTASLGADILNPFVHRLELDTTYDKLKTAFLTVALLPFRLAAITALVIMAWLLACLGLLGLSEEDLRRAPLKGWRRDMRVVICWMMRALFICGGFHHLKVKGRKAETKDAPVLAVAPHSSFFDAFPVVYLGGPSIVAKAETGRIPFFGKLINYTQPVYVWREDPNSRQNTIKEIIERATSKEDWPQVMIFPEGTCTNRSCLITFKSGAFYPGVPVQPVCIRYPNKLDTVTWTWEGPGALKLLWLTLTQLNSSCEIEFLPVYKPSEAEKTDPKLYANNVRRLMAEALQIPVSDYTYDDCRIISKAHQLHMPHASILVEAHKLRNKLGLVTAKTEEEIVQKKTQRLSEEVDLHEFAQLLRIDEKEPTLQQLFRIHDKNGTGKIDFEEYIFTVLATTNANSELDKVETAFEVCGTKSLSYIGQMELRKALKMSLNVPAEESDKIFQHAKIDFPDTTVNFEFVLAALSERAEYAHIFAVTTETRKKCI
- the LPCAT gene encoding lysophosphatidylcholine acyltransferase isoform X2; the protein is MDETNGKMRNKQEDVDTASLGADILNPFVHRLELDTTYDKLKTAFLTVALLPFRLAAITALVIMAWLLACLGLLGLSEEDLRRAPLKGWRRKIVPWLCFMGRLTYQAGGMRIVVRGRQATRSEAPILVVAPHSTFMDGGIVYITGFPSIIVRRESGLNPFIGKLINYTQPVYVWREDPNSRQNTIKEIIERATSKEDWPQVMIFPEGTCTNRSCLITFKSGAFYPGVPVQPVCIRYPNKLDTVTWTWEGPGALKLLWLTLTQLNSSCEIEFLPVYKPSEAEKTDPKLYANNVRRLMAEALQIPVSDYTYDDCRIISKAHQLHMPHASILVEAHKLRNKLGLVTAKTEEEIVQKKTQRLSEEVDLHEFAQLLRIDEKEPTLQQLFRIHDKNGTGKIDFEEYIFTVLATTNANSELDKVETAFEVCGTKSLSYIGQMELRKALKMSLNVPAEESDKIFQHAKIDFPDTTVNFEFVLAALSERAEYAHIFAVTTETRKKCI